A region of Paractinoplanes abujensis DNA encodes the following proteins:
- a CDS encoding glycosyltransferase 87 family protein gives MQTSDKPARHAEWLLIAALVVLAILARWAGFREKTNDMNIFFQWYHQLGRAGDWRALGAEVGNYNAPFLYLLAFTHLLPGPLLLKIKAMWVVFDVVLAFFAYRIVALRYPNSRIPAATALIVVLLPTVVLNASWWGQIDAMWAAPALGGLYYLLRGKPWWGVALCGVALAMKPQGVFIFPLLLLLVLAGKLPWRTLLAAPAAYLLLDVPAIVFGRDPVELLTIYSMNRQAANVPELSLRAPNVFALVTGGAREDSLRTLGYLFAAAVVIGVIYVLIARAVELTTGRIVVVAALFSILVPFLLPGMHERYFFLADVTTVLLAVFLPRLWFVPLLVQASSLLSYQPYLFGRVVPVLPTVAALLMLAALLVVAHRLFRDVFRPAPNAPRQPAQDASRPSPEAELETFTLRPHAERPAPLPARPA, from the coding sequence ATGCAGACTTCAGACAAGCCCGCCCGGCACGCGGAGTGGCTGCTCATCGCCGCCCTCGTCGTGCTCGCGATCCTGGCCCGCTGGGCCGGCTTCCGCGAGAAGACGAACGACATGAACATCTTCTTCCAGTGGTATCACCAGCTGGGCCGGGCCGGCGACTGGCGCGCGCTGGGGGCCGAGGTCGGCAACTACAACGCGCCGTTCCTCTATCTGCTGGCGTTCACCCATCTGCTGCCGGGCCCGCTGCTCCTCAAGATCAAGGCGATGTGGGTCGTCTTCGACGTCGTGCTGGCGTTCTTCGCCTACCGCATCGTCGCCCTGCGCTACCCGAACAGCCGCATCCCGGCGGCCACGGCGCTGATCGTCGTGCTGCTGCCGACGGTGGTGCTCAACGCGTCGTGGTGGGGCCAGATCGACGCGATGTGGGCCGCGCCCGCCCTGGGCGGCCTCTACTACCTGCTGCGCGGCAAACCCTGGTGGGGTGTGGCCCTGTGCGGGGTCGCGCTGGCCATGAAGCCGCAGGGCGTGTTCATCTTCCCGCTCCTGCTGCTGCTCGTCCTGGCCGGCAAACTTCCCTGGCGTACGCTCCTGGCCGCTCCCGCCGCCTACCTGCTGCTCGACGTCCCGGCGATCGTCTTCGGGCGCGACCCGGTCGAGCTGCTCACGATCTACTCGATGAACCGGCAGGCGGCCAACGTGCCCGAGCTGAGCCTGCGCGCGCCCAACGTGTTCGCCTTGGTCACCGGGGGCGCCCGGGAGGACAGCCTGCGTACGCTGGGCTACCTGTTCGCCGCGGCGGTGGTCATCGGCGTCATCTACGTGCTGATCGCCCGCGCGGTCGAGCTGACCACCGGACGCATTGTCGTGGTGGCGGCGCTCTTCTCGATCCTGGTGCCGTTCCTGCTGCCCGGCATGCACGAGCGGTACTTCTTCCTGGCCGACGTGACGACCGTGCTGCTCGCGGTCTTCCTCCCGCGGCTGTGGTTCGTCCCGCTGCTGGTGCAGGCGTCGTCCCTGCTGTCCTACCAGCCCTACCTGTTCGGCCGGGTCGTCCCCGTGCTCCCGACGGTCGCCGCCCTGCTGATGCTGGCCGCCCTGCTCGTGGTCGCCCATCGACTCTTCCGCGACGTGTTCCGCCCCGCCCCTAACGCCCCGCGACAGCCCGCCCAAGACGCCTCGCGGCCATCTCCGGAAGCCGAGCTGGAAACCTTTACTCTCCGTCCACACGCAGAGCGGCCAGCGCCTCTTCCAGCTCGTCCGGCTTGA